aagaagaagaagaagaagaagaagaagaagaaagaagatgattTCTTTTgggagaaaataaatatgcacaaACTCTCCTCATTATAATTAGACTTAAAACCTAGAAATTCTGAGAGGAAATAATCAATCACTATCGAGAAAAGTTGTAGATGAATTTGAGATAAGACATACAATTAGGAATAGCCGATGGGGCACGATAACGGCGTCGGAGATGCCTCTTAGCGGTTGATTTCAGTGAAGGATTGGCCGGAGGAACAGATGGTTAAATAGGGAGCTTGCTCGCTTAATGCTTTTGCCGTTTCCTCCCCGTGTTTTATTGCTATCCCACCACAGCATCTTTCTTAATAGTTCAATATTTTCCCACTTTTATGGGCCCATTCGTCGCCCAAACTCAGCCCATGGGCATCTCGTTGATGAAATTGGGCTATACTAGGGTTTTAACTTTTATGAATGAATATAGCCCAGTTCCATaataaaaatttactatttaaatCTTAATAATTCATCACTAATGAAATTTTATTACATGTGTTAAATAGTTTGTAActcataattattatatatagctTTTATTTATAGACTCTTAGACTTTGTTCGATAATATTAACTATTCTAGTAGCTGTTAATTAttttagattattaattttttttattaacagtTAGTGATtatctatttatataataattttaaaataaaagtatttgataaaaataactattaaatataaaaataatgatatcgtattattaactaaaatatttttttaatatctaaaagTTAAGAGATATAATGTTTTACAAACTATTTCCTCCATTTCTAAtcactaatataaatattatatcaccagataatataaataaaaattaaaatattaaatattactttaaattttaaaaattattacggAACGGATCTTACTGAGAAATGTATTCTATAAATTACAAAAATAGTTTTTATTCTATATACATGGCCTTATAAAAAAGTGACTTGTGAAGTAGGAGAAACGAAATCTTAATTCAtctaatttttttcaaaaaaaaaaatcagtctaATTAATTAGTCAAGGAAAGTCTTATTCGGAACATGAACACGTGGCATTCTTAAGAAAATATTATCTTTTATGTCTACAAGGATTCCACATGCCAAGCCTTAAGTGGCTCCAATGATCCTAAAGTGCATGGCAAAAATCCACTAGGGATAAGCTGTGTCTGTGTCTGAGTGTTTCCCATGTCTGTGGTTGATGTGCAGTGTACCCAATGTCCATTAAGCAACTTCATTTCCAATGGCTATTTCCAGATCTCCAGATTGGTCAGTAGCTTCTATTAACTCTTGCAGAGAAACCCACAAAATCATCATCTTCTCTCCATCATGGAAGaccctttcttttctctctcctacaTGCTCCTCCAATTTTCCTCTTTTCCAGGTCAACTCTTCCAGTTGCCCATCTGCAATCTTGGAAGAGCGATCCAGCACAAATTTTCCGGTCATCCAATGGGACTTGAGAGTTCAAGATTCTCAAGAACATCAGGTACCGGACACACAGAATTTAAACGACTTCTTATGTGGAGTTTTGCTGGATCCACGAACTGAACACTTTGCATATCAGTACTACAAGAAAGCAAAAGAGAGGCAAGAATTTAGGCCAGAAAAATCAATGCTAAAGCTTCTAATAAGGTATTTGATACGATCAAAGAATTGGGATTTCATTTTATCAGTTTCTTATGATTTTAACAAGTACAGTGCGTGGCCTGATAGTCATACTTGTTCAATACTTGTCAGTGGTTGCATTAAAGCTAGAAAATTCAGAGTTGTAGAGTCTTTACTGGAAATTTTCAAATCTTATGGTGAAATTGCCGTCTTGGCTTTTGATTCCGCAATGAGAGGCTATAATAAGCTACATATGTATGGTAGAACAATTTTTGTGTTCGAGAAAATGAAATTATCACGCATTTCTATGGACTCTGGGAGTTATTGCCAGATAATGAAGGCATACCAGAAAAGCGGTGATACAGAGAGAGTGCTTGCATTGTTTCATGAATTTGAAAGTAGAAAATTGGAACATTCAAGACCAGTTTTAAGCCAAATATATAGGGTGTTATGCGAATCATTAGGGAAATCAGGCCGAGCTTTTGAAGCTCTTGAATACTTCAGAGACATGAGAAAGAAAAGGATTTTGTGGGACTCTCGAATTTTTTCTTGTTTAATCTGTTCATTTGCAAGCATTCGAGAGATAAATATAGCAGAAGAGCTATTTAAAGAagcagaagaaaagaaaatgttgagggatcctgaaattttcttgaAACTTGTCTTGATGTATGTGGAAGAAGGGCAAATGGAGAAGACTCTTGAGATTGTTAAGGTGATGAAGCGTGTAAAAATGAAGGTGTCTGATTGCATTTTCTGTGCAATTATTAATGGGTTTGCTAGAAGGAGAGGGTTCCATGCTTCGGTAAGGGTTTATGAGGAGTTGAACTCTGAAAGCTGTGAACCTGGACAGGTGACCTATGCTTCAATAATAAACGCATATTGTCGAACTGGATTGTATTCTAAAGCTGAAATGGTGTTCTTGGAGATGCAGGAAAAAGGGTTTGATAAATGTGTGGTTGCTTATTCTAGTATAATTACAATGTATGGGAAGACAGGGAGGCTAAGAGATGCAATGAGGCTCGTGgcgaaaatgaaagtaaatgggTGCGAGCCAAATGTGTGGATATACAATTCTCTCTTGGATATGCATGGGAGGGTCAAGAACTTGAGACAGGTGGATAAGCTATGGAAGGAAATGAAGAGAAGGAAAGTAGCACCAGATAAGGTAAGTTACACTAGCGTTATTAATGCATACAGTAAGGCAAAAGAGTTTGATTTGTGTGTGAGATACTACAATGAGTACAGAATCAATGGAGGCATGATTGATAGGGCTATGGCAGGAATAATGGTAGGAgttttctccaaaattgggcgAATCGACGAGTTGTTAAGGCTTCTTCAGAACATGAAAACAGAAGGGACACAGTTAGATGAGAGGCTTTACAGGTCTGCTTTCAATGCATTGAGGGATGCGGGTCTGCAAATGCAATCCGAATGGTTGCAGGAAAGCTTTGAGGCGATGTATATATAATGTAGGTGATCTGTATGCCTGGAAAATTTTTGCCTATTTTGTATTTAAGACACAAATACCTGCTACTTATACTCCACCATAATCTTGTCTCTGATGTCCATAATAGAAAAAAACCCAAATGATTATATTAGATGGAAATGAACTAGTGGTTGCTGTTTAAAAAATAGTGgttaaaataaaaaagagaatCTCTAATTTGAATTCTACCAGTCTTAACTCTCAATACAGACAAAACCCCATTCTCAGACAAAGATGAAATTCTGTGGGTTTTGATTGTCCCTTTGTTTAACTCAATTATGTGTTTGAGGATTAAAAAAATTCTTTTCATATTGGCTGCTGCGACCATTAATTAAGGCCATCTTTAATTTGTGAGGAAGGTTCATAATCATAGTTATTTGTCTTGTGAGAATTAGGGTTGAgcattcggtttgaaccgaatcgaaccgaactaaaccaaattaaattataaaaatcgaattttaaattttagaaaccgaaccgaatcgaaatgggtgaaaaaccgaatcgaacccaaccgctctatttcagttcggtttggtttaaacagatcggttttgatttttgattgattttttaatttagacttgattttcaagttatttaatataattttgacattggtttgaacctaataactattaatcaatgaaattaaacaattaatatatatataattaaatataattcataaatttcccataaaaataaatcaatttaaaaaaagatTCGgctcgatttgattcgatttgaatatataaattactattcaatTCGATTCGGTTTAATCAATTTTTTATCTTTAAAACCGATCccaaccgaaatttttataatgtaaaactgaatcgaacaaattaaattttaaaatcgaaccgattaaattaaattgattcgattcgatttaattttttgatttgaaTCGAATTCTGCTCAGCCTAGTGAGAATTGTCATCATCCATATCAATTATTATTGATTAAAGAACATGTTGGGCGCTTTGAAAAGAATGTGATGCAAGGGAAAAAATCTCATGTTTGACTATGTCTTTTCAATCAAACTGCATTATCCCTGTTATTAAAATGATACATTTAATAtacatttatatattaaaattttatgtaaaattaattcaaatatgtatgataaatttataaatttaaataataattattaaaattaactttatataaaatcaaattaattattattattattattattattattattattgaccaATTTTAGAAACTTCTACTATGAAAATAGttgccattaaaaaaaaaaaaatcctagtgGCCTTATATGCACATTTTGGTATTAGAGATTTGGTAATAAGAAGAAGAATGACAACGAATGCTAATACCACATATTAAGGCCATAGTCCAAATATGAAATCTTATTGTCTAACTTCACCTAAATTTCTTGTTTGCTTTCCTTTAAAAAAACCTTGGAAATTCCTTGGCAATTCTCAGATTTGGACTAAAACGTGGATGGTTTACGAAAATAAAATGTGCTAGCtatatatatgtaacacccctgattttttatatattattattgggctacgtgtaggtatcctcaattagcggaaattcaacagttgtccggatctgtgaatttcaggTAGTGAACCATTctgggaaaagtctccgaattggatcgaggttttggctaccccaccattgtcaggcatcccgagcgcgttcccgaagtcggaatcggcaaaggtaaacccgaaccttgctttttcgtaattttctagtgcttaaataagattaaaaatccataaaatattcgtggtagtttagaaaattacgattctttttgcaatagcttagtaatatttctaaggaccacggggcagagttttataatttttagggcttatttgagcagtttttgcaaaaatgatcaattataaggactaaattgaaattttacatattgtgatggatgattgatttgatgggcccaggctgtgtgacgtgattgagttgtggatataaaagtgtgttttaagcccttttgcaggttgggtaggtcctaggtataggggagactctgccggattttcagcacgacttaggacgtatttggtctttttccttatttgtatggagtcaaatttattaaatgattgtaataaaattgtcaggtgagccgatgaccttcttcctccgcccaccgctcGGTGACCACCACAgtgcgtgagtaaaatattaattttaattgtaatttcaatattattatatgttcaagcatgcccatgcatcacttatatgcatatttatatagttaaactctaggcacgatttatgttacattcataactgttaacgtgccatggatgttgttgtggtaatttggagcagtgtgcgtgcgttggcgtgcgtgtgatgtggtgtggactatggacaggacgggtagtcacggtttgagttcttcgctgggacccgatccttcgggggggtagtcatggcttgagttcttcgcggggacccccgatttggtttattaagcgaaagtccggcttgagttcttcgctggcaccaggttggatttaagagggctgtataggggatcagcttccatatattatgattaatgttacagggtgcgtgagtgctccaaattacctttttgatgttatgatgtgaaaatgttgttgatgttgcatttcactctacagggtgcattagttttagatagttatagagattatggttaaaa
The Hevea brasiliensis isolate MT/VB/25A 57/8 chromosome 18, ASM3005281v1, whole genome shotgun sequence genome window above contains:
- the LOC110673107 gene encoding pentatricopeptide repeat-containing protein At5g13770, chloroplastic codes for the protein MAISRSPDWSVASINSCRETHKIIIFSPSWKTLSFLSPTCSSNFPLFQVNSSSCPSAILEERSSTNFPVIQWDLRVQDSQEHQVPDTQNLNDFLCGVLLDPRTEHFAYQYYKKAKERQEFRPEKSMLKLLIRYLIRSKNWDFILSVSYDFNKYSAWPDSHTCSILVSGCIKARKFRVVESLLEIFKSYGEIAVLAFDSAMRGYNKLHMYGRTIFVFEKMKLSRISMDSGSYCQIMKAYQKSGDTERVLALFHEFESRKLEHSRPVLSQIYRVLCESLGKSGRAFEALEYFRDMRKKRILWDSRIFSCLICSFASIREINIAEELFKEAEEKKMLRDPEIFLKLVLMYVEEGQMEKTLEIVKVMKRVKMKVSDCIFCAIINGFARRRGFHASVRVYEELNSESCEPGQVTYASIINAYCRTGLYSKAEMVFLEMQEKGFDKCVVAYSSIITMYGKTGRLRDAMRLVAKMKVNGCEPNVWIYNSLLDMHGRVKNLRQVDKLWKEMKRRKVAPDKVSYTSVINAYSKAKEFDLCVRYYNEYRINGGMIDRAMAGIMVGVFSKIGRIDELLRLLQNMKTEGTQLDERLYRSAFNALRDAGLQMQSEWLQESFEAMYI